A genomic stretch from Candidatus Manganitrophaceae bacterium includes:
- a CDS encoding histidine triad nucleotide-binding protein produces the protein MEKSVWEGTEDCLFCGIIEKKIPSKIVHEDERAIAFEDVNPQAPIHLLVIPRKHISGLSTMQPKDDAILAHLFSVVSRLAREKGIVEDGYRTVINSGRGAGQAVFHLHVHLLSGRPFQWPPG, from the coding sequence ATGGAAAAATCTGTTTGGGAGGGGACCGAGGATTGCCTTTTTTGCGGGATTATCGAGAAGAAAATCCCGAGTAAAATCGTTCATGAGGACGAACGGGCCATTGCGTTTGAAGATGTCAATCCGCAGGCGCCGATTCATCTCCTGGTGATCCCCAGGAAGCACATTTCGGGCTTATCTACGATGCAGCCGAAAGATGACGCGATCCTGGCGCATCTTTTCTCGGTGGTTTCCCGTCTGGCCCGGGAAAAAGGAATTGTGGAGGACGGCTATCGAACCGTCATCAATTCAGGTAGAGGGGCTGGACAGGCCGTCTTCCATCTTCATGTGCATTTGCTCAGCGGGCGCCCTTTCCAGTGGCCGCCAGGGTAA
- the hisF gene encoding imidazole glycerol phosphate synthase subunit HisF: protein MLAKRIIPCLDVKGGRVVKGVGFVGLRDAGDPVEVARIYEAQGADELCFLDITASSDGRDTLLDIVQRTADEVSMPLTVGGGVRCVEDVRRLLKAGADKVAINTAAVEHPEFVQEAARQFGSSTIVVAIDAKRRVREAGGGRQEKEPGSSWEVFTHGGRKAVGLDAVVWAEQVASLGAGEILLTSMDRDGTTQGYDLELTRAVSQKVHIPVIASGGVGTLEHLYDGIVEGKADAVLAASIFHYQTFTIAETKAYLSKRGIPIRLT from the coding sequence ATGCTGGCGAAGCGCATTATTCCCTGCCTTGATGTCAAGGGGGGCCGCGTCGTGAAGGGGGTTGGATTTGTCGGTTTGAGAGATGCCGGAGATCCGGTTGAAGTGGCCCGAATTTATGAAGCGCAGGGGGCCGATGAGCTCTGTTTTCTCGACATCACCGCTTCATCCGATGGGCGCGATACCCTGCTCGACATTGTCCAGCGGACGGCCGATGAGGTTTCAATGCCCTTGACGGTGGGAGGGGGCGTTCGATGCGTCGAAGACGTCCGAAGGCTTTTGAAGGCGGGGGCGGACAAGGTCGCGATCAACACGGCTGCTGTAGAACATCCGGAATTCGTTCAGGAGGCCGCCCGGCAGTTTGGAAGTTCGACCATTGTGGTTGCGATAGATGCGAAGAGAAGGGTGCGGGAGGCAGGGGGCGGGAGGCAGGAGAAAGAGCCTGGTTCTTCTTGGGAGGTTTTTACCCATGGGGGGAGAAAGGCGGTTGGCTTGGATGCGGTGGTTTGGGCGGAGCAGGTTGCATCCCTCGGCGCGGGGGAGATTCTTCTGACAAGTATGGATCGTGACGGGACGACGCAGGGCTATGATCTTGAATTGACTCGGGCGGTCTCACAAAAGGTGCATATTCCGGTCATCGCTTCTGGAGGTGTGGGAACTTTGGAGCATCTCTATGACGGGATTGTCGAGGGGAAGGCCGATGCGGTTCTGGCCGCGTCAATCTTTCATTATCAAACCTTTACAATCGCAGAAACAAAGGCCTACCTCTCAAAGAGGGGTATCCCGATTCGACTGACCTGA
- a CDS encoding bifunctional phosphoribosyl-AMP cyclohydrolase/phosphoribosyl-ATP diphosphatase HisIE has translation MKALIDIDRIKFSDGLIPAVIQDVHNKDVLMVAYMNAESLQLSLETGETHFWSRSRKQLWHKGETSGHIQKIKTIFVDCDQDTLLVEVEQVEAACHTGKRSCFFEKFWEANVCEGEEAPLITVQVLEALSQTILQRKAYPSPESYTSSLFEGGLDLILKKVAEESGEFIISAKNGREKEIVHETADLLYHLLVTLGYYGIPMKRIEDELKKRTSQSGLAEKESREKSPRRPPE, from the coding sequence ATGAAGGCATTAATTGACATTGATCGGATAAAGTTTTCCGATGGGCTGATTCCGGCAGTCATCCAGGATGTCCATAATAAAGATGTCCTCATGGTGGCCTATATGAATGCGGAATCCCTCCAGTTGAGCCTTGAGACTGGAGAGACCCATTTCTGGAGCCGCTCCCGAAAGCAGCTCTGGCACAAGGGGGAGACCTCTGGACATATTCAGAAAATAAAGACCATCTTTGTCGATTGTGACCAGGATACCCTGCTGGTCGAGGTCGAACAGGTGGAAGCCGCGTGTCATACGGGAAAACGCTCCTGTTTCTTTGAGAAGTTTTGGGAGGCGAATGTCTGCGAAGGGGAGGAGGCGCCTCTTATTACAGTGCAGGTACTGGAGGCTCTTTCTCAGACCATCCTTCAAAGGAAAGCGTATCCTTCTCCGGAATCTTACACAAGCAGTCTGTTTGAGGGGGGGCTGGATCTGATTCTGAAAAAGGTTGCAGAAGAGTCAGGAGAGTTCATCATCAGCGCAAAAAACGGACGGGAAAAAGAGATCGTTCATGAAACGGCCGATCTCCTCTACCACCTTCTTGTCACTCTCGGTTACTACGGTATCCCGATGAAACGGATCGAAGATGAACTCAAAAAGAGGACTTCACAGTCGGGGCTTGCTGAAAAAGAGTCCAGGGAGAAATCGCCGCGCAGACCACCAGAATAA